A genomic region of Aureimonas populi contains the following coding sequences:
- the flaF gene encoding flagellar biosynthesis regulator FlaF, translating to MYQFSYAEIVEESFATSRDREREALDRSIEAMKRAEAAGPKSREAVEAVYLVRSLWTILVEDLANPENTLPEDLRASLISIGLWVMREAEAIRLGRVTSFASLIEITTSIREGLEA from the coding sequence ATGTATCAGTTCTCCTACGCCGAGATCGTCGAAGAGAGCTTCGCCACCTCGCGCGACCGCGAGCGCGAGGCGCTGGATCGCTCCATCGAGGCGATGAAGCGCGCGGAAGCGGCCGGGCCGAAGTCGCGCGAGGCGGTGGAGGCGGTCTATCTCGTGCGCAGCCTCTGGACGATCCTGGTGGAAGACCTCGCCAACCCGGAGAACACGCTGCCCGAGGACCTGCGGGCCTCGCTGATCTCCATCGGGCTCTGGGTCATGCGCGAGGCCGAGGCCATCCGGCTCGGCCGCGTGACGAGCTTCGCCAGCCTCATCGAGATCACCACCTCGATCCGCGAAGGGCTCGAGGCCTGA
- a CDS encoding DUF1428 domain-containing protein — MSYIDGFVVAVPAANKEAYRVHAQAALKLFLEFGATRCVECWGDDVPDGKITDFRGAVKALEDEVVLFSWIEWPDKATRDAGHKQMMEDPRMEQIGEMPFDGKRMIYGGFSPLVDISR; from the coding sequence ATGTCCTACATTGACGGATTCGTCGTGGCGGTGCCGGCCGCCAACAAGGAAGCCTACCGCGTTCACGCACAGGCCGCGCTGAAGCTGTTCCTGGAGTTCGGCGCGACGCGCTGCGTGGAGTGCTGGGGCGATGACGTGCCGGACGGCAAGATCACCGACTTCAGGGGCGCGGTGAAGGCCCTCGAGGACGAGGTCGTCCTGTTTTCCTGGATCGAATGGCCGGACAAGGCGACGCGCGATGCCGGGCACAAGCAGATGATGGAGGATCCGCGCATGGAGCAGATCGGCGAGATGCCCTTCGACGGGAAGCGCATGATCTACGGGGGCTTCTCTCCCCTCGTGGACATTAGTCGCTGA
- a CDS encoding winged helix-turn-helix transcriptional regulator, with protein MKLEKITDMESPLGKRRYEDACAAAHALDLFGERWALLVMRELMLGPRRFTDLRAGLPGISANVLTQRLEGLEAAGVIERRRLPPPSGAPVYELTAWGYEAEPIFQALGRWASRSPFHDPTLPFSAASFALSLRTMIDVRAARGIEAHIGFRFAGETYRARLAAGAIDIRREGIEGADLVFEATPAIMASAIYGGRPLRELEEAGALSISGERALAERFVTLFPLPPKAEAPRVQPGKS; from the coding sequence ATGAAGTTAGAAAAAATAACTGATATGGAATCCCCGCTTGGCAAGCGCCGCTACGAGGACGCCTGCGCGGCCGCCCATGCGCTCGACCTCTTCGGCGAGCGCTGGGCGCTCCTCGTGATGCGCGAACTCATGCTCGGCCCCCGGCGCTTCACGGACCTTCGCGCGGGCCTGCCCGGCATCAGCGCGAATGTGCTGACGCAGCGGCTGGAGGGGCTGGAGGCGGCGGGCGTGATCGAGCGCCGCCGCCTGCCGCCACCGTCCGGCGCGCCGGTCTACGAACTGACGGCATGGGGCTACGAGGCGGAGCCGATCTTTCAGGCGCTGGGGCGCTGGGCCTCGCGCTCGCCCTTCCACGATCCGACATTGCCCTTCAGCGCGGCCTCCTTCGCCCTTTCGCTGCGCACGATGATCGACGTGCGCGCGGCGAGGGGGATCGAGGCCCATATCGGCTTCCGCTTCGCGGGCGAGACCTACCGGGCGCGCCTGGCCGCGGGCGCCATCGACATCCGGCGCGAGGGAATCGAGGGGGCCGACCTTGTGTTCGAGGCCACGCCCGCCATCATGGCGTCTGCGATCTATGGCGGCAGGCCGCTGCGCGAGCTGGAGGAGGCAGGCGCCCTCTCCATCAGCGGCGAGCGCGCCCTCGCGGAGCGGTTCGTCACCCTGTTTCCGCTTCCGCCCAAGGCGGAGGCGCCGCGCGTTCAGCCCGGCAAAAGTTAA
- a CDS encoding DUF1217 domain-containing protein has translation MISTFSNYRFYANDMASSLARIEADASVKREAQYYADNIGKVETVDDFLSDYRLSSYALKAYGLEAQIGSTAFVRQILESDLSDATSFANRLTDPRYRDFASAFDFASASAPTSLQSQAQTDRLVEAYSEHVVRAGSLAAQKASAFETMIGTATSVDQLLNDPASFEMIARIAGFDPKITSKEYVRAVILGAPSQGAGGIDFLSRAFSFDSAGKAPAGEAQSAANTADFIGRYLTAVGQGNSSQAAAFEARHFERQMASITTVEQLVDDPTLYRVIGISFGLDPAADTPAFLLKVLTQSPQDADSEVSKLLNGTEAQKARGEKLLALAEAFDFSAEGTAEPGKAIGATAASALTEKFYAAYPSSSTAGDIALKTNSFRVQLTRMNSINDLLGRDPVYGKAAFDYILKAFDIDPTFESNTKIRKVLQSDPSDPNSFVRSLNDERYEKLAAAFNFDANGQVRSERLVQSVRVQQSTAALYSASFGTDQSDSVKASVRAATETYLEQVGGIRSLEDFLASGDVLAYALKAHGLDQEKLTPAEIRKLVTSDLADPDSYANAFGDARYRDFAGSFNFQPDGRIGLAGESVQRPADFLTAQNLYLLQLMESQAGETSEGTRLALYFLRKSPEIENAFSILADKALYEVARTALGLPASMSQLDIDRQAAILEQRLDFDDFKDPARLDRFISRFSALYDIENGTGSASAPVLQLFGNSGSSGVLGLF, from the coding sequence ATGATCTCCACCTTCTCCAATTACCGCTTCTACGCCAACGACATGGCAAGCTCGCTGGCGCGCATCGAGGCGGACGCCTCGGTCAAGCGCGAGGCGCAGTATTACGCCGACAATATCGGCAAGGTGGAGACGGTCGACGACTTCCTCTCCGACTATCGCCTCTCCTCATACGCGCTGAAGGCCTACGGGCTGGAAGCGCAGATCGGCTCCACGGCCTTCGTGCGGCAGATCCTCGAAAGCGACCTTTCGGACGCGACGAGCTTCGCCAACCGCCTGACCGATCCGCGCTATCGCGACTTCGCCAGCGCCTTCGACTTCGCCTCCGCCAGCGCGCCGACCTCCCTCCAGAGCCAGGCCCAGACGGACCGGCTGGTGGAGGCCTATTCGGAGCATGTCGTGCGCGCCGGCTCTCTCGCCGCGCAGAAGGCCTCCGCCTTCGAGACCATGATCGGCACCGCGACTTCGGTGGATCAGTTGCTGAACGACCCGGCCTCCTTCGAGATGATCGCCAGGATCGCCGGCTTCGATCCCAAGATCACCTCGAAGGAGTATGTCAGGGCGGTGATCCTGGGCGCTCCGTCGCAAGGGGCGGGCGGGATCGACTTCCTGTCGCGCGCCTTCTCGTTCGATTCGGCCGGAAAGGCGCCGGCCGGCGAGGCGCAGAGCGCGGCGAACACGGCGGACTTCATCGGGCGCTACCTCACGGCGGTGGGGCAGGGGAACAGCAGCCAGGCAGCGGCCTTCGAGGCCCGCCATTTCGAGCGCCAGATGGCGTCGATCACCACGGTCGAGCAACTGGTGGACGATCCGACGCTCTACCGCGTGATCGGCATCTCCTTCGGGCTCGATCCGGCGGCCGACACCCCCGCCTTCCTCCTCAAGGTGCTGACCCAGTCGCCGCAGGACGCCGACAGCGAGGTCTCCAAGCTCCTGAACGGCACGGAGGCGCAGAAGGCGCGGGGCGAGAAGCTGCTGGCCCTCGCTGAGGCGTTCGACTTCTCGGCCGAAGGCACGGCCGAGCCCGGCAAGGCCATCGGCGCGACGGCCGCCTCGGCGTTGACCGAAAAGTTCTACGCCGCCTATCCCTCCTCCTCGACGGCCGGCGATATCGCGCTGAAGACCAATTCCTTCCGCGTTCAGCTCACCAGGATGAACTCGATCAACGACCTTCTGGGGCGCGATCCCGTCTACGGAAAGGCGGCGTTCGACTACATCCTGAAGGCCTTCGACATCGACCCGACCTTCGAGAGCAACACCAAGATCCGCAAGGTCCTGCAAAGCGATCCTTCGGACCCGAATTCCTTCGTCCGCTCGCTGAACGACGAACGCTACGAGAAGCTGGCGGCCGCGTTCAACTTCGATGCGAACGGGCAGGTGCGCAGCGAGCGGCTGGTGCAATCCGTGCGCGTCCAGCAGAGCACGGCGGCCCTCTATTCGGCCAGCTTCGGCACCGACCAGAGCGACAGCGTGAAGGCCTCGGTGCGCGCCGCGACTGAAACCTATCTGGAACAGGTCGGCGGCATCCGTTCCCTGGAGGACTTCCTCGCCAGCGGGGACGTCCTCGCCTACGCCCTGAAGGCCCATGGGCTGGACCAGGAAAAGCTGACACCGGCCGAAATCCGCAAGCTCGTGACCAGCGACCTCGCCGACCCGGACAGCTACGCCAACGCCTTCGGCGACGCGCGCTACAGGGATTTCGCCGGAAGCTTCAACTTCCAGCCGGACGGGCGGATCGGCCTGGCGGGGGAGAGCGTCCAGCGCCCGGCCGACTTCCTCACCGCCCAGAACCTCTATCTCCTGCAATTGATGGAGTCGCAGGCCGGCGAGACGAGCGAGGGCACGCGGCTCGCGCTCTACTTCCTGCGCAAGTCGCCCGAAATCGAGAACGCCTTCTCGATCCTCGCCGACAAGGCGCTGTACGAGGTGGCGCGCACCGCGCTGGGGCTTCCCGCCTCCATGTCGCAGCTCGACATCGACCGGCAGGCCGCGATCCTGGAGCAGCGCCTGGATTTCGACGACTTCAAGGATCCGGCCAGGCTGGACCGTTTCATCTCCCGCTTCTCGGCGCTCTACGACATCGAGAACGGCACGGGATCGGCTTCCGCGCCGGTGCTCCAGCTCTTCGGCAACTCCGGCTCCAGCGGCGTGCTCGGCCTCTTCTGA
- a CDS encoding rod-binding protein: MTIASVSALQLPLAAQPAEPSRAASDRQADGAFAAELGGVEARRAGAADMPPAIHGKGGQSGKAGPLQQFEGFVLRTFVEAMLPQENTSFFGSGTAGGIWRSMLAEKLGDEIAAAGGIGIAEMLARDPTLAPEAQDTLRDTQARQDAAGAAKLTSI; encoded by the coding sequence ATGACGATCGCTTCTGTTTCCGCCCTTCAGCTCCCGCTTGCCGCCCAGCCGGCCGAGCCTTCCCGCGCCGCGTCCGACCGGCAGGCGGACGGCGCCTTCGCGGCGGAGCTGGGCGGGGTGGAGGCAAGGCGCGCGGGCGCGGCCGACATGCCGCCGGCCATCCACGGCAAGGGCGGCCAGAGCGGCAAGGCGGGCCCGCTCCAGCAGTTCGAGGGCTTCGTGCTGCGCACCTTCGTGGAAGCGATGCTGCCGCAGGAGAATACGAGCTTTTTCGGTTCCGGCACGGCGGGCGGCATCTGGCGCTCCATGCTGGCCGAGAAGCTGGGAGACGAGATCGCGGCCGCGGGCGGCATCGGCATCGCCGAGATGCTGGCCCGCGACCCCACCCTTGCGCCTGAGGCGCAGGACACGCTGCGCGACACGCAGGCGCGCCAGGACGCGGCCGGCGCCGCGAAGCTGACATCCATCTAA
- a CDS encoding VOC family protein, giving the protein MSKLIFVNLPVSDLKRSTAFYEAVGGRVNPQCTDETAACLVFSDTIHAMLLTHGKFAQFTPKPIVDAKASAQVLLCVSAESRGEVDGLVEKAREAGGAPDPTPTQDFGFMYGRSFEDPDGHIWEVMWMDMEAATAAMAG; this is encoded by the coding sequence ATGAGCAAGCTGATTTTCGTGAACCTTCCGGTCAGCGACCTGAAACGGTCCACGGCCTTCTACGAGGCGGTGGGCGGACGGGTGAACCCGCAGTGCACCGACGAGACGGCGGCCTGCCTCGTGTTCTCCGACACGATCCACGCCATGCTCCTCACCCACGGGAAATTCGCACAGTTCACGCCCAAGCCCATCGTCGACGCCAAGGCGAGCGCGCAGGTGCTCCTGTGCGTTTCGGCCGAAAGCCGCGGCGAGGTGGATGGGCTCGTGGAGAAGGCACGGGAGGCGGGCGGCGCGCCGGATCCGACGCCCACCCAGGATTTCGGCTTCATGTACGGGCGCTCCTTCGAGGACCCGGACGGCCATATATGGGAAGTGATGTGGATGGACATGGAGGCCGCCACGGCCGCGATGGCCGGCTGA
- a CDS encoding flagellar biosynthetic protein FliR: MTPEATSVILALFLIFCRIGSCLMLLPGYSSLRIPAQVRLFVAFALSLAISPGLLPDILPLVREGGDDARLQLIVTEILNGAMIGLLGRVFLLALQFAGNFVANAIGMGMALGTPIDETDPVPALVTLITMTATVIIFSLNLHAEVILALLASYATLPVAMGFAPRAGLMALADNLDETFLLCLRIASPFVVYAVIVNFAIGLANKLTPQIPVYFISLPFVLMGGLFLLGFSIGDFLTQFTEAFRNWVYNG, translated from the coding sequence GTGACGCCGGAGGCGACCAGCGTCATCCTGGCTCTCTTCCTGATCTTCTGCCGGATCGGGAGTTGCCTGATGCTGCTGCCGGGCTATTCCTCCCTCCGCATTCCCGCGCAGGTGCGCCTCTTCGTCGCCTTCGCGCTGTCGCTGGCCATCTCGCCCGGGCTTCTGCCGGACATCCTGCCGCTGGTGCGCGAGGGGGGCGACGATGCGCGGCTCCAGCTCATCGTCACCGAAATCCTCAACGGGGCGATGATCGGGCTTCTGGGGCGCGTCTTCCTGCTCGCGCTCCAGTTCGCCGGCAATTTCGTCGCCAACGCCATCGGCATGGGCATGGCGCTCGGCACGCCCATCGACGAGACCGACCCGGTGCCCGCGCTCGTCACCCTCATCACCATGACGGCGACGGTCATCATCTTCTCGCTGAACCTGCATGCCGAGGTGATCCTCGCGCTTCTGGCCTCCTACGCCACCTTGCCGGTGGCGATGGGCTTTGCGCCGCGCGCCGGGCTGATGGCGCTCGCCGATAATCTCGACGAGACCTTTCTCCTGTGCCTGCGGATCGCCAGCCCCTTCGTCGTCTACGCGGTGATCGTCAACTTCGCCATCGGCCTCGCCAACAAGCTGACGCCGCAGATCCCGGTCTACTTCATCTCGCTGCCCTTCGTTCTGATGGGCGGGCTGTTCCTGCTCGGATTTTCCATCGGCGATTTCCTCACGCAGTTCACCGAGGCGTTCCGCAACTGGGTGTACAACGGATGA
- a CDS encoding flagellar protein FlgN has translation MEAVLTQAINRLEAVLAGETTALRAGRRIDLGETSNRKNQSLLELTRIARGLDLGTVTDGLQDRLSTLRARLEDNRRVLQLHMEATDEIAGLISRQMAAAESDGTYGASVNGVTVSR, from the coding sequence TTGGAAGCGGTTCTGACCCAGGCCATCAATCGACTTGAAGCGGTGCTCGCCGGCGAGACCACGGCGCTGCGCGCCGGCCGGCGCATCGACCTCGGCGAAACCAGCAATCGCAAGAACCAGAGCCTTCTCGAGCTCACCCGCATCGCGCGCGGGCTCGACCTGGGCACGGTGACGGACGGCCTTCAGGACCGCCTGTCCACGCTGCGCGCGCGCCTGGAGGACAACCGCCGTGTTCTCCAGCTCCACATGGAAGCCACCGACGAGATCGCCGGGCTCATCTCGCGCCAGATGGCGGCGGCCGAATCCGACGGCACCTACGGCGCCTCGGTCAACGGCGTGACGGTCTCGCGATGA
- the flgD gene encoding flagellar hook assembly protein FlgD, whose amino-acid sequence MTTVSGTTASSAAAVQTTSELKTGMDYDAFLQLLIAQIKNQDPLSPMDPTEQMGQLASFSNVEQTIKLNQKFDAMITVSSLTQADSLIGRVLTSADGTTSGYVKSVQVAGNDVLATLTNGSTVALADGVTIE is encoded by the coding sequence ATGACCACCGTTTCCGGGACCACCGCCTCCAGCGCGGCCGCCGTCCAGACGACGAGCGAACTGAAGACGGGGATGGACTACGATGCCTTCCTCCAGCTCCTGATCGCCCAGATCAAGAACCAGGACCCGCTCTCGCCGATGGACCCGACCGAGCAGATGGGCCAGCTCGCCTCCTTCTCCAATGTCGAGCAGACCATCAAGCTGAACCAGAAGTTCGACGCCATGATCACCGTCTCCTCGCTGACGCAGGCCGACAGCCTGATCGGCCGGGTGCTGACGAGCGCGGACGGAACGACCAGCGGTTACGTGAAGTCCGTGCAGGTGGCGGGCAACGACGTTCTGGCAACCCTCACCAATGGCAGCACGGTCGCGCTCGCCGACGGCGTGACGATCGAATAG
- the flhA gene encoding flagellar biosynthesis protein FlhA, whose amino-acid sequence MSVDTLKLARPVKAAAVARQSTRDIGFAVGIVFILAVLFVPIPAVLIDMGLVLSIALSVLILMVALWIQKPLEFSAFPTVLLIVTMLRLSLNVATTRIILSHGNEGVNAAGYVIGGFSSFVMGGDFVIGLVVFAILITVNFLVITKGATRIAEVGARFTLDAIPGKQMAIDADLSAGLIDEKQAQARRKELEEESSFFGSMDGASKFVRGDAIAGLIITAVTIFGGIVIGITRHGMDAAHAADVFVKLSVGDGLVTQIPALIVSLAAGLLVSKGGTSGAAETAIMRQLGYYPRALLVAGALMILLAILPGLPFLPFFTIGSILCLAAYVIPRRRAQEAKVVEDEKRAVEEEALEAERQSVKESLRIVEIELVLGKQLSAHLSFSRDELATRVQKMRRRFAARYGFVVPEIKLSDDLAVDPKCYEIKVHGTRVAKQELRLGDLLIVLGEAPEPDIPHDLTKEPAFGLRAAWISETFASAARRAGFEPVDTLSIVLTHLSEVIRNNLAHLLSYKDMRALLDRLEPEYKRLIDEIVPAHMSHSGLQAVLKLLLAERVSIRNLTLILEAIAEISPHVRRSEKIVEHVRMRMAQQICGDLLHNGQLAVLRLGNRWDLAFHQALKRDAKGDVIEFDIDPRLVEEFATEASKVIREKTAEGENFVLVASPDARPYVRMMIERIFVNLPVLSHLEIARGIDIKALGTVS is encoded by the coding sequence ATGAGCGTCGACACATTGAAGCTTGCAAGGCCCGTGAAGGCCGCCGCCGTCGCGCGCCAGAGCACGCGCGACATCGGTTTCGCGGTGGGGATCGTCTTCATCCTCGCGGTGCTCTTCGTTCCGATTCCCGCGGTGCTGATCGACATGGGCCTCGTCCTGTCCATCGCGCTCTCGGTCCTGATCCTGATGGTGGCGCTCTGGATCCAGAAGCCGCTCGAATTCTCGGCCTTCCCGACGGTTCTGCTCATCGTCACCATGCTGCGCCTGTCGCTCAACGTGGCGACGACGCGCATCATCCTCTCGCACGGCAATGAGGGCGTGAACGCCGCCGGCTACGTGATCGGCGGCTTTTCCAGCTTCGTCATGGGCGGTGACTTCGTCATCGGCCTCGTCGTCTTCGCCATCCTGATCACCGTCAACTTCCTCGTCATCACCAAGGGCGCGACGCGTATCGCGGAAGTGGGCGCGCGTTTCACGCTCGACGCCATTCCCGGCAAGCAGATGGCCATCGACGCCGACCTGTCCGCCGGCCTGATCGACGAGAAGCAGGCGCAGGCCCGCCGCAAGGAGCTGGAGGAGGAAAGCTCCTTCTTCGGCTCCATGGACGGCGCCTCCAAATTCGTGCGCGGCGATGCCATCGCCGGCCTCATCATCACCGCCGTCACCATCTTCGGCGGCATCGTCATCGGCATCACGCGCCACGGCATGGACGCCGCGCACGCGGCCGACGTCTTCGTCAAGCTCTCGGTCGGCGACGGCCTGGTGACGCAGATTCCCGCGCTTATCGTTTCGCTCGCCGCCGGCCTGCTCGTCTCCAAGGGCGGCACCTCCGGCGCGGCCGAAACGGCGATCATGCGCCAGCTCGGCTATTATCCGCGCGCCCTTCTCGTGGCCGGCGCGCTGATGATCCTCCTGGCCATCCTGCCGGGCCTGCCGTTCCTGCCCTTCTTCACCATCGGCTCGATCCTGTGCCTGGCCGCCTATGTCATCCCCCGCCGCCGCGCGCAGGAGGCCAAGGTCGTGGAGGACGAGAAGCGGGCGGTCGAGGAGGAGGCGCTGGAGGCCGAGCGCCAGTCGGTGAAGGAAAGCCTTCGCATCGTCGAGATCGAGCTCGTCCTCGGCAAGCAGCTCTCGGCCCATCTTTCCTTCTCGCGCGACGAACTGGCGACCCGCGTGCAGAAGATGCGCCGCCGCTTCGCCGCGCGCTACGGCTTCGTCGTGCCGGAGATCAAGCTCTCGGACGATCTGGCGGTCGATCCGAAATGCTACGAGATCAAGGTGCACGGCACGCGCGTGGCCAAGCAGGAGCTGCGGCTGGGCGATCTTCTGATCGTGCTCGGCGAGGCGCCCGAGCCCGACATTCCCCACGACCTCACCAAGGAGCCGGCCTTCGGACTGCGGGCCGCCTGGATTTCCGAGACCTTCGCCAGCGCCGCGCGCCGGGCGGGCTTCGAGCCGGTCGACACGCTCTCCATCGTGCTGACCCACCTGTCGGAGGTGATCCGCAACAATCTCGCCCATCTCCTGTCCTACAAGGACATGCGGGCGCTGCTGGACCGGCTGGAGCCGGAATACAAGCGGCTGATCGACGAGATCGTGCCCGCGCACATGTCCCATTCGGGCCTTCAGGCGGTGCTCAAGCTCCTGCTCGCCGAGCGCGTCTCCATCCGCAACCTCACGCTGATCCTGGAGGCCATCGCGGAAATCTCGCCGCATGTGCGCCGCTCGGAGAAGATCGTGGAGCATGTGCGCATGCGCATGGCGCAGCAGATCTGCGGCGACCTCCTGCACAACGGCCAGCTCGCGGTGCTGCGCCTGGGCAACCGCTGGGACCTGGCGTTCCACCAGGCGCTGAAGCGCGACGCCAAGGGCGACGTCATCGAATTCGACATCGACCCGCGCCTCGTGGAGGAGTTCGCGACCGAGGCCTCGAAGGTCATCCGCGAGAAGACGGCCGAGGGAGAGAACTTCGTGCTCGTCGCCTCCCCGGACGCGCGACCCTACGTGCGCATGATGATCGAGCGCATTTTCGTGAACCTTCCGGTACTCTCGCATCTGGAGATCGCGCGCGGCATCGACATCAAGGCGCTCGGAACGGTCTCGTGA
- the flbT gene encoding flagellar biosynthesis repressor FlbT codes for MSTLKLSLKAGERIFINGAVMRVDRRTQLEILNDVTFLLESHVMQAADTRTPLRQLYFIVQMMLIDPANAVDAKRVFESTVALLLAAFETPSIRDGLAEVEELVQRDRPFDALKRLRALIPMEDRVLANDSAPLPSAEILPLVAGAAR; via the coding sequence ATGTCAACGCTCAAGCTTTCCCTGAAGGCCGGCGAGCGGATTTTCATCAACGGCGCCGTCATGCGCGTCGACCGCCGCACGCAGCTCGAAATCCTGAACGACGTGACCTTCCTCCTGGAAAGCCACGTCATGCAGGCCGCCGATACGCGCACGCCGCTGCGCCAGCTCTACTTCATCGTGCAGATGATGCTGATCGACCCGGCCAATGCGGTCGATGCCAAGCGGGTGTTCGAAAGCACGGTGGCGCTTCTCCTGGCCGCTTTCGAGACGCCCTCCATCCGCGACGGGCTGGCCGAGGTGGAGGAACTGGTGCAGCGCGACCGGCCGTTCGACGCGCTGAAGCGCCTGCGGGCGCTCATTCCCATGGAAGACAGGGTGCTGGCCAATGACAGCGCGCCGCTGCCTTCGGCCGAGATTCTTCCCCTCGTTGCAGGAGCTGCGCGATGA
- a CDS encoding PilZ domain-containing protein translates to MAERRNDPRRRTRLRPGKLLDMKGGFIADCMILDRSAAGVRIRRFEPGALPEEFLLLDEREGERWAARAVWQEKTEAGLVREGLAEQPDRREMTRIAGPYYAVR, encoded by the coding sequence ATGGCGGAACGGCGGAACGACCCGCGACGGCGCACACGCCTGCGGCCCGGCAAGCTGCTGGACATGAAGGGCGGGTTCATCGCCGATTGCATGATTCTCGACCGCTCGGCGGCTGGCGTGCGGATCAGGCGCTTCGAGCCGGGCGCGTTGCCGGAGGAGTTCCTGCTTCTCGACGAGCGGGAGGGTGAGCGCTGGGCCGCCCGCGCCGTGTGGCAGGAGAAGACCGAGGCCGGCCTTGTTCGCGAGGGGCTTGCCGAGCAGCCGGACCGCCGGGAGATGACCCGGATCGCCGGCCCGTACTACGCTGTGCGCTGA
- the fliQ gene encoding flagellar biosynthesis protein FliQ: MNEADAIDIVQSAIWTIVAASGPAVAGAMIVGVVIALFQALTQIQEITLTFVPKILAIFVIIAFTASFTGAQVWAFTQEAFARIETSY, encoded by the coding sequence ATGAACGAGGCAGACGCCATCGACATCGTGCAGTCCGCGATCTGGACCATCGTCGCCGCCTCCGGGCCGGCGGTCGCCGGCGCCATGATCGTGGGCGTGGTCATCGCCCTCTTCCAGGCGCTGACGCAGATCCAGGAGATCACGCTCACCTTCGTGCCGAAGATCCTGGCGATCTTCGTCATCATCGCCTTCACCGCCTCCTTCACCGGCGCGCAGGTCTGGGCCTTCACCCAGGAAGCCTTCGCCCGGATCGAGACGAGCTACTAA
- a CDS encoding flagellar hook-associated family protein, whose protein sequence is MSISTISFNNAARAQIMRVESQLRDALVETSTNRHADVGRTLGRQTANAVSLRSQETSLDRLLQSNKLVTQRLTLADDTLETVATTAEGLQNQLITGLGNDDFLNSARQVAANALDQLIGSANLSVGGQYIFAGTNTDVRPLNGYDAPRVGEDGTSLPSPKTVAQTHFDDFVAAATDGGGVSALAAGDLEAYFSQAGYTDGEGNNHRFDDLFSDPRWNEVWSNASDDTIESRISKSETIDSSVSSNGAAFRDLMAGYVMLDLASGDMGEGARAALSAAAQGRISGGFSGVTAIRSDLGNRISRVEAADESLKQQKDIVAASLGALEDVDMVEAANRVAALQTQLEASYRVTSLIREINILDYL, encoded by the coding sequence ATGAGCATCTCGACGATCTCGTTCAACAACGCGGCCCGCGCGCAGATCATGCGCGTGGAATCGCAACTGCGCGACGCGCTCGTCGAGACCTCGACGAACCGCCACGCCGATGTCGGACGCACGCTCGGCCGGCAGACCGCCAACGCCGTGTCGCTTCGCTCGCAGGAGACGAGCCTCGACCGCCTGCTCCAGTCCAACAAGCTCGTCACCCAGCGCCTGACGCTGGCCGACGACACGCTGGAGACCGTGGCCACAACGGCCGAGGGCTTGCAGAACCAGCTCATCACCGGGCTGGGCAACGATGATTTCCTGAACAGCGCCCGGCAGGTCGCCGCCAATGCGCTCGACCAGCTCATCGGCTCCGCCAACCTCTCGGTCGGCGGCCAGTACATCTTTGCCGGCACCAACACCGACGTGCGCCCCCTGAACGGCTACGACGCGCCGCGCGTGGGGGAGGACGGCACGTCCCTGCCGAGCCCGAAGACGGTGGCGCAAACCCATTTCGACGATTTCGTCGCGGCGGCGACCGATGGCGGCGGCGTGTCCGCGCTCGCGGCCGGCGATCTCGAGGCCTATTTCTCGCAAGCCGGCTATACGGACGGGGAGGGCAACAACCACCGGTTCGACGACCTCTTCTCCGATCCCCGGTGGAACGAGGTGTGGTCGAACGCCAGCGACGATACGATCGAATCGCGCATCTCCAAGAGCGAGACCATCGACAGCTCCGTGAGCAGCAACGGGGCCGCCTTCCGCGACCTCATGGCCGGCTACGTCATGCTCGACCTCGCCTCCGGGGACATGGGCGAGGGCGCCCGCGCCGCGCTGTCCGCCGCCGCGCAAGGCAGGATTTCGGGAGGCTTCTCCGGCGTCACGGCCATCCGCTCCGACCTCGGCAACCGCATCTCGCGCGTCGAGGCGGCCGATGAGTCGCTCAAGCAGCAGAAGGACATCGTCGCCGCCTCTCTGGGCGCGCTGGAGGATGTCGACATGGTCGAGGCCGCCAACCGCGTGGCAGCGCTTCAGACCCAGCTCGAGGCATCCTACCGGGTCACGAGCCTGATCCGCGAGATCAACATCCTCGACTACCTCTGA